Proteins from one Methanobrevibacter millerae genomic window:
- a CDS encoding radical SAM protein, translating into MTTLEKMKILTDSAQYDLCDYVNHNKSSQVNLPGIYHATGHNGCQIPLFKTLLTNKCKNDCKYCINQSKRNFTRLELAPEELASTFLNYYNRGLVNGLFLSSGVDKDEDLTMEKTIETIRILRKDYGYDDYIHLKIVPGASKDSIKRAMALANRVSINIEAATASGLAELSSTKDYNKDILKRLHWIDNLHGKSTTYPNSTHTTQLIIGANDESDREILHRMEKIYNKTKLKRTYFSAFSPIEETEFQNKEACSTDRTAKLYNADSLLNDYHFKLKELVFDENNQLSLTQDPKILAAENMDIFPVEINSAPFVELIRVPGIGIKSARKIISIRKKMPFKNKNELKRLGVVVDRAEKYIKIDGAYQSLLENFE; encoded by the coding sequence ATGACAACATTGGAGAAGATGAAAATATTAACCGATTCGGCACAATATGATTTATGCGATTACGTAAATCACAACAAAAGCTCTCAAGTTAATTTGCCGGGAATTTATCATGCAACCGGACATAACGGCTGTCAGATTCCACTTTTCAAAACTCTTCTTACCAATAAATGCAAAAATGACTGCAAGTACTGCATTAACCAGTCCAAAAGGAATTTTACAAGGCTGGAACTTGCTCCCGAAGAACTGGCCAGCACCTTTCTGAACTATTACAATAGAGGCCTTGTCAACGGATTATTCCTAAGTTCAGGCGTTGATAAGGATGAAGATCTTACAATGGAAAAGACAATAGAAACCATAAGAATCCTGAGAAAGGACTATGGCTATGACGATTACATCCATTTGAAAATCGTTCCTGGAGCTTCAAAAGATTCAATTAAAAGAGCAATGGCTCTTGCCAATAGAGTAAGCATTAATATAGAGGCCGCAACCGCATCAGGCCTTGCTGAGCTCTCATCAACTAAAGATTATAATAAGGATATACTGAAAAGGCTGCATTGGATAGATAATTTACATGGAAAAAGTACAACATATCCTAATTCTACCCATACCACACAGCTCATTATCGGTGCAAATGACGAAAGTGACAGGGAAATTCTACACAGAATGGAAAAAATTTACAATAAAACCAAGCTGAAACGTACATATTTCTCCGCATTCTCACCAATTGAAGAGACAGAATTTCAGAATAAGGAAGCCTGCAGTACCGACAGAACCGCAAAACTCTATAACGCAGACAGTCTGCTTAACGATTATCATTTCAAACTTAAAGAACTAGTATTTGATGAAAACAACCAACTGTCATTAACTCAGGATCCGAAGATTCTTGCTGCAGAGAACATGGATATATTCCCCGTAGAAATCAATTCTGCACCATTCGTTGAACTGATTCGCGTACCTGGTATCGGTATAAAGTCCGCTAGAAAAATAATTTCTATCAGAAAAAAAATGCCTTTCAAAAACAAAAACGAATTGAAAAGGTTAGGTGTGGTTGTAGACAGGGCTGAAAAGTATATAAAAATAGATGGAGCTTATCAAAGTCTATTGGAAAACTTCGAATAA